In bacterium, a single genomic region encodes these proteins:
- a CDS encoding MFS transporter, with the protein MRETKTLQPRCVKAPPSSAPAPGAPASGLGRPIPTRPRDASAGLVVTLSALTAFGPFSIDTYLPALPAIADSFGGNAGAVQLTLSAFF; encoded by the coding sequence GTGAGGGAGACGAAAACGCTCCAGCCCCGCTGCGTGAAGGCACCGCCCTCCTCGGCGCCGGCCCCGGGGGCCCCCGCTTCAGGGCTCGGCCGTCCGATTCCCACGCGGCCGCGGGACGCTTCGGCCGGCCTGGTCGTCACCCTCAGCGCGCTCACCGCGTTTGGGCCGTTCTCGATCGATACCTACTTGCCGGCGCTCCCGGCGATCGCCGACAGCTTCGGTGGGAACGCGGGCGCGGTCCAACTTACCCTCAGCGCTTTTTTC
- a CDS encoding DUF3185 domain-containing protein translates to MKTQTVVGVLLVIIGAAILVFGGFSYTTTREAVKIGPIGITTQERRSFPIPPVVGGVLVAGGIVLLIASGRTRP, encoded by the coding sequence ATGAAAACTCAGACCGTCGTCGGCGTGCTGCTTGTGATCATCGGCGCCGCCATTTTGGTGTTCGGAGGGTTTAGTTACACGACGACGCGCGAGGCGGTGAAGATTGGTCCCATCGGTATCACGACCCAGGAGAGGCGGAGCTTTCCGATCCCGCCAGTGGTCGGGGGCGTGCTCGTCGCAGGGGGCATCGTCTTGCTGATTGCAAGCGGCCGCACCCGGCCATAG